The proteins below come from a single Zea mays cultivar B73 chromosome 8, Zm-B73-REFERENCE-NAM-5.0, whole genome shotgun sequence genomic window:
- the LOC541893 gene encoding aquaporin TIP1-2 (The RefSeq protein has 3 substitutions compared to this genomic sequence), with amino-acid sequence MPVSRIAVGAPGELSHPDTAKAAVAEFISTLIFVFAGSGSGMAFSKLTDGGAATPAGLIAASLAHALALFVAVSVGANISGGHVNPAVTFGAFVGGNISLLKALVYWVAQLLGSVVACLLLKIATGGAALGAFSLSAGVGAMNAVVLEMVMTFGLVYTVYATAVDPKKGDLGVIAPIAIGFIVGANILAGGAFDGASMNPAVSFGPAVVTGVWENHWVYWVGPLAGAAIAALVYDIIFIGQRPHQQLPTTAADY; translated from the exons ATGCCTGTGAGCAGGATCGCCGTGGGTGCTCCGGGCGAGCTGTCCCACCCCGACACCGCCAAGGCCGCCGTCGccgagttcatctccatgctcatcTTCGTCTTCGCCGGCTCAGGATCGGGCATGGCCTTCA GTAAGCTCACGGACGGCGGCGCCACCACTCCCGCCGGCCTCATCGCCGCGTCTCTGGCGCACGCCCTCGCCCTCTTCGTGGCCGTCTCCGTGGGTGCCAACATCTCCGGCGGCCACGTGAACCCTGCCGTGACCTTCGGCGCCTTTGTGGGCGGCAACATCAGCCTCCTCAAGGCCCTGGTCTACTGGGTGGCCCAGCTCCTGGGCTCCGTCGTCGCCTGCCTCCTCCTCAAGATCGCCACGGGCGGCGCGGCCATTGGCGCCTTCTCGCTGTCGGCGGGCGTCGGCGCCATGAACGCCGTGGTGCTGGAGATGGTCATGACCTTCGGCCTCGTGTATACGGTGTACGCCACGGCCGTGGACCCCAAGAAGGGCGACCTCGGCGTCATCGCGCCCATCGCCATCGGCTTCATCGTCGGCGCCAACATCCTGGCGGGGGGCGCCTTCGACGGCGCCTCCATGAACCCCGCCGTCTCCTTCGGCCCGGCCGTCGTCACCGGCGTCTGGGAGAACCACTGGGTGTACTGGGTCGGCCCACTCGCAGGCGCGGCCATCGCGGCGCTCGTCTACGACATCATCTTCATCGGGCAGCGCCCACACCAGCAGCTGCCAACCACGGCAGCAGACTACTGA